One window of the Zea mays cultivar B73 chromosome 3, Zm-B73-REFERENCE-NAM-5.0, whole genome shotgun sequence genome contains the following:
- the LOC100281198 gene encoding endo-1,4-beta-xylanase isoform X1, producing the protein MALLPKRRAQEETTRYLGTNLIESCGDSEDGLAGWAPSGSCTLSAHADEDASLPSLAAALSAAAGGDDEGDDSDEDEFQQRAPRPSGRYVLAARRASDKDGLCRAVSRAPIRPNVTYRVAGWVGLGAAVDGSHAVHVEVRVDGGGRPVGGGVAVVESGKWGQIKGSFRVDCDEPPRHAKVYVHGPPAGVDLKVTTDLQVCAVNKIPRLRHLRKKADKVRKRDVVLKVSRRTDVDDDDTTASVAGAHIQVVQVQNSVPIGSCITKAGMQNPEYVDFFTKHFDWAVLENELKWYYTEAVRGQVSYADADELIDFCDRHGKPVRGHCIFWAVENSVQPWVRALSADQLRAAVEARLRGLVSRYAGRFPHYEVNNEMLHGAFYQQRLGDDINAHMFRETAQIDPAPALFVNDYNVESANDPNATPEKYVALVTDLQRRGAPVGGIGVQGHVTHPVGDIICDALDKLAVTGLPIWITELDVSAADESVRADDLEIVLREAFAHPAVEGIMLWGFMQGHMWRSHGQLVNADGKYTQAGNMFAGLRREWTSHARGKVDSIGNFKFRGFHGTYQVLLTTPAGEVKKRTFDVHKGDAPLVLDMDF; encoded by the exons ATGGCTCTTTTGCCTAAACGGCGCGCGCAGGAGGAGACGACGAGGTACCTCGGCACGAACCTCATCGAGAGCTGCGGCGACTCGGAGGACGGGCTCGCCGGCTGGGCTCCGTCCGGCTCGTGCACGCTCTCCGCGCACGCCGACGAGGACGCGTCTCTTCCTTCGCTGGCAGCCGCATTgtccgccgccgccggcggcgaCGACGAAGGCGACGACTCTGACGAGGACGAATTCCAGCAGCGCGCGCCGAGGCCCAGCGGCCGGTACGTCCTGGCCGCGCGCCGCGCGAGCGACAAGGACGGGCTCTGCCGCGCGGTCTCGCGCGCCCCGATCAGGCCCAACGTAACGTACCGGGTGGCCGGGTGGGTCGGCCTGGGCGCCGCCGTGGACGGCTCCCACGCCGTTCACGTCGAGGTCCGCGTCGACGGTGGTGGCCGCCCGGTCGGTGGCGGCGTGGCTGTGGTCGAGTCGGGGAAGTGGGGCCAGATCAAGGGCTCGTTCCGTGTCGACTGCGATGAGCCACCGCGCCACGCCAAGGTCTACGTCCACGGGCCGCCGGCCGGGGTGGACCTCAAGGTCACGACGGATCTGCAGGTGTGCGCGGTGAACAAGATTCCGAGGCTCAGGCACCTCAGGAAGAAGGCCGACAAG GTGCGCAAGCGTGACGTGGTCCTCAAGGTGAGCCGGCGGACGGACGTCGACGACGACGACACGACGGCGAGCGTCGCCGGGGCGCACATCCAGGTGGTCCAGGTCCAGAACAGCGTCCCCATCGGCAGCTGCATCACCAAGGCGGGCATGCAGAACCCGGAGTACGTGGACTTCTTCACCAAGCACTTCGACTGGGCCGTGCTCGAGAACGAGCTCAAGTGGTACTACACGGAGGCCGTGCGGGGGCAGGTGAGCTACGCCGACGCCGACGAGCTCATCGACTTCTGCGACCGCCACGGCAAGCCCGTGCGCGGGCACTGCATCTTCTGGGCCGTGGAGAACTCGGTGCAGCCGTGGGTCCGCGCGCTCAGCGCCGACCAGCTCCGGGCGGCCGTGGAGGCCCGGCTGCGGGGCCTCGTGTCGCGCTACGCAGGCCGGTTCCCGCACTACGAGGTCAACAACGAGATGCTCCACGGGGCATTCTACCAGCAGCGCCTCGGCGACGACATCAACGCGCACATGTTCCGGGAGACGGCGCAGATCGACCCGGCGCCGGCGCTGTTCGTCAACGACTACAACGTGGAGAGCGCCAACGACCCCAACGCCACGCCGGAGAAGTACGTGGCGCTGGTCACGGACCTGCAGAGGCGGGGCGCGCCCGTGGGCGGGATCGGCGTCCAGGGCCACGTCACGCACCCCGTCGGGGACATCATCTGCGACGCGCTGGACAAGCTCGCCGTCACGGGGCTGCCCATCTGGATCACGGAGCTGGACGTGTCGGCCGCCGACGAGTCCGTGCGCGCCGACGACCTGGAGATCGTGCTGCGGGAGGCGTTCGCGCACCCGGCCGTCGAGGGCATCATGCTCTGGGGCTTCATGCAGGGCCACATGTGGCGCTCCCACGGCCAGCTCGTCAACGCCGACGGCAAGTACACCCAGGCAGGCAACATGTTCGCGGGCCTCCGCCGGGAGTGGACGTCGCACGCGCGGGGGAAGGTGGACAGCATCGGCAACTTCAAGTTCAGAGGGTTCCACGGCACGTACCAGGTGCTGCTTACGACGCCCGCCGGAGAGGTGAAGAAGCGGACGTTCGACGTACACAAGGGGGATGCGCCGCTCGTGCTGGACATGGATTTCTAG
- the LOC100281198 gene encoding endo-1,4-beta-xylanase: MAFAEEETTRYLGTNLIESCGDSEDGLAGWAPSGSCTLSAHADEDASLPSLAAALSAAAGGDDEGDDSDEDEFQQRAPRPSGRYVLAARRASDKDGLCRAVSRAPIRPNVTYRVAGWVGLGAAVDGSHAVHVEVRVDGGGRPVGGGVAVVESGKWGQIKGSFRVDCDEPPRHAKVYVHGPPAGVDLKVTTDLQVCAVNKIPRLRHLRKKADKVRKRDVVLKVSRRTDVDDDDTTASVAGAHIQVVQVQNSVPIGSCITKAGMQNPEYVDFFTKHFDWAVLENELKWYYTEAVRGQVSYADADELIDFCDRHGKPVRGHCIFWAVENSVQPWVRALSADQLRAAVEARLRGLVSRYAGRFPHYEVNNEMLHGAFYQQRLGDDINAHMFRETAQIDPAPALFVNDYNVESANDPNATPEKYVALVTDLQRRGAPVGGIGVQGHVTHPVGDIICDALDKLAVTGLPIWITELDVSAADESVRADDLEIVLREAFAHPAVEGIMLWGFMQGHMWRSHGQLVNADGKYTQAGNMFAGLRREWTSHARGKVDSIGNFKFRGFHGTYQVLLTTPAGEVKKRTFDVHKGDAPLVLDMDF; the protein is encoded by the exons ATGGCGTTCGCTGAG GAGGAGACGACGAGGTACCTCGGCACGAACCTCATCGAGAGCTGCGGCGACTCGGAGGACGGGCTCGCCGGCTGGGCTCCGTCCGGCTCGTGCACGCTCTCCGCGCACGCCGACGAGGACGCGTCTCTTCCTTCGCTGGCAGCCGCATTgtccgccgccgccggcggcgaCGACGAAGGCGACGACTCTGACGAGGACGAATTCCAGCAGCGCGCGCCGAGGCCCAGCGGCCGGTACGTCCTGGCCGCGCGCCGCGCGAGCGACAAGGACGGGCTCTGCCGCGCGGTCTCGCGCGCCCCGATCAGGCCCAACGTAACGTACCGGGTGGCCGGGTGGGTCGGCCTGGGCGCCGCCGTGGACGGCTCCCACGCCGTTCACGTCGAGGTCCGCGTCGACGGTGGTGGCCGCCCGGTCGGTGGCGGCGTGGCTGTGGTCGAGTCGGGGAAGTGGGGCCAGATCAAGGGCTCGTTCCGTGTCGACTGCGATGAGCCACCGCGCCACGCCAAGGTCTACGTCCACGGGCCGCCGGCCGGGGTGGACCTCAAGGTCACGACGGATCTGCAGGTGTGCGCGGTGAACAAGATTCCGAGGCTCAGGCACCTCAGGAAGAAGGCCGACAAG GTGCGCAAGCGTGACGTGGTCCTCAAGGTGAGCCGGCGGACGGACGTCGACGACGACGACACGACGGCGAGCGTCGCCGGGGCGCACATCCAGGTGGTCCAGGTCCAGAACAGCGTCCCCATCGGCAGCTGCATCACCAAGGCGGGCATGCAGAACCCGGAGTACGTGGACTTCTTCACCAAGCACTTCGACTGGGCCGTGCTCGAGAACGAGCTCAAGTGGTACTACACGGAGGCCGTGCGGGGGCAGGTGAGCTACGCCGACGCCGACGAGCTCATCGACTTCTGCGACCGCCACGGCAAGCCCGTGCGCGGGCACTGCATCTTCTGGGCCGTGGAGAACTCGGTGCAGCCGTGGGTCCGCGCGCTCAGCGCCGACCAGCTCCGGGCGGCCGTGGAGGCCCGGCTGCGGGGCCTCGTGTCGCGCTACGCAGGCCGGTTCCCGCACTACGAGGTCAACAACGAGATGCTCCACGGGGCATTCTACCAGCAGCGCCTCGGCGACGACATCAACGCGCACATGTTCCGGGAGACGGCGCAGATCGACCCGGCGCCGGCGCTGTTCGTCAACGACTACAACGTGGAGAGCGCCAACGACCCCAACGCCACGCCGGAGAAGTACGTGGCGCTGGTCACGGACCTGCAGAGGCGGGGCGCGCCCGTGGGCGGGATCGGCGTCCAGGGCCACGTCACGCACCCCGTCGGGGACATCATCTGCGACGCGCTGGACAAGCTCGCCGTCACGGGGCTGCCCATCTGGATCACGGAGCTGGACGTGTCGGCCGCCGACGAGTCCGTGCGCGCCGACGACCTGGAGATCGTGCTGCGGGAGGCGTTCGCGCACCCGGCCGTCGAGGGCATCATGCTCTGGGGCTTCATGCAGGGCCACATGTGGCGCTCCCACGGCCAGCTCGTCAACGCCGACGGCAAGTACACCCAGGCAGGCAACATGTTCGCGGGCCTCCGCCGGGAGTGGACGTCGCACGCGCGGGGGAAGGTGGACAGCATCGGCAACTTCAAGTTCAGAGGGTTCCACGGCACGTACCAGGTGCTGCTTACGACGCCCGCCGGAGAGGTGAAGAAGCGGACGTTCGACGTACACAAGGGGGATGCGCCGCTCGTGCTGGACATGGATTTCTAG